Proteins from a genomic interval of Nitrospirota bacterium:
- a CDS encoding patatin-like phospholipase family protein → MVKTHIKTVSLVLGSGGARGLAHIGVIHWLEENSYNIRSIAGTSIGALIGGIYAAGKLDEYEQWVRAIKKIDIVTLL, encoded by the coding sequence ATGGTAAAAACGCATATAAAAACCGTATCTCTTGTTCTTGGAAGCGGCGGTGCTCGGGGTTTAGCACACATTGGCGTTATTCACTGGCTTGAAGAAAATAGTTATAACATACGCTCAATAGCCGGTACCTCGATTGGTGCGCTCATCGGGGGGATATATGCAGCAGGAAAACTGGATGAATATGAACAATGGGTGCGTGCAATAAAGAAGATCGACATCGTCACATTGCTGG